The following DNA comes from Hyphococcus flavus.
TGCCGCATGATCCGCCGACCTTATCCTTGATCTTGCCTGAAAACTGGCTAGTAAAACGTGAACGTCAGCGAACAATTTAGACATTCATTTAAGAGACAGCCTGGGCGGTTTTAGGTCCGTTTCACGACAATTCCGCCATGATCTGCTCTTAATATCCATTTATGGATATAATATAACATTTCAACGCTTAACTTTTCCACACCGCTAAGCAATTGAATCTTCATAACAGCTAAGGCATTGTTCTTATTGTGTAATATTTCTTTACGCGCGATTCCGCAGCACGGAAGCGAAAAGCGAAGGATCCACATTCCCACCGGAAAGCGTGACCGCAGTCGCCTTTCCCTTACTATCAAATTTTTGTGAGAGGATCGCCGCCAAGGCCACAGCTCCACCCGGCTCCACAACCAGCTTCAGGTGCTCATAAGCAAACATCATGGCGTCCCTAACTTCGTGTTCAGTAATTGTGACGCCTCCACGCACAAGACGTTGCAGAATTGGAAAAGTTAACCAGCCCGGACTGGGGGTCGCGATTGCATCGCAAATTGTGGGCTTCGTCACGTCTGCTTGCAAGCGCTCGCCAGCCTGAATAGAAGCCCAGGCTTCGTCGTAGCCTTCAGGTTCCGCTATCCAGACCGCAGTCTCGGGAGATACTTCCTCCAGAATTGTTGCGCACCCCGACGTCAGTCCACCGCCCCCGCAACAGGCGATAAACGCATCCAATGTAACGCCCAGTTCGGCTGCATCTTCATACGTTTCGAGCGCCAACGTACCCTGCCCCTCTACTATATGTGGGTGATCATATGACGGCGCCAGCGCCATGTTCCGCTCACGCACTATTGTCATAGCGATCGCTTCGCGGTCTTCCTTGTAGCGATCATAGGAGACGATATCAGCGCCCAGGGCTCGGACATTGCGCGCTTTTATTTCTGGAGCGTCATCAGGCATGACTATTGTAGCCTTTGCTCCAACCAGACGTGAAGCTAATGCAACACCTTGGGCGTGATTGCCGGAAGACCAGGCGAGAACGCCGTTTTTTCGTTGTTCATCAGTAAGCTGTGAAATAAGGTTGTAAGCGCCGCGAAACTTGAACGAGCCGTATCTTTGCAGCACTTCGGCTTTTAAAAAGACACGCCCTCCCGCACGTTCATTCAGGATTTCATTCTCAATAAGAGGCGTCCGAACAGCTTTTCCCTTGAGTCTTATGGCAGCAGCACGAACACCTTCTGCTGACACGGTAATTTCTTCGGATTTTATTGATGACATGACTTGTAAATCTCAATCTATCTTTTGCTGACTTTGAACCAGAAGGAGTGCAGGCCAAAGCGCTTTTGCAGATTTGTTAAGGCAGGAAAGCGCGAATATCAATTAGCAGTAAGCGCACCGGCAAAGGTGAGCAACACGATACCGAAAACGATCCTGTAGATGACAAACGGGGTAAAGCTCATGGTCTGCACAAGCCGCATCAACACAGCAATGGCGGCGTAAGCGCATATAAACGACAACACGGCGACGATGAGCGCACTGGACAGTGTCGCATTCGCACCTTCACGGAGGATTTCAATGCAGGCAAAAGCACCCAGCGCCAAGATGGTCGGTATTGCCAGCAACATCGAGAACCGCGCCGCTTCGGGCCGTGACCAGCCCAGGTACCGCGCCATGGTCATGGTTACGCCGGACCGGGATACGCCCGGCACCAGTGCACACATCTGAGCTAGGCCGATTGTCATTGCCTCACGCCAGGTCATGCGATCAAGGCCCGCCTTTTCACCCTTAGACCGATCAGCGTGCCACAAAAGCGCTCCGAAAATAATGCTGACCCAGCCGATCACAACCGGCGATCGCAACACGCTCGTCAAGTCAAACAGGACAAAAACCGCAGCCAGCGAAAGCGTGGGAATTGTCGCCGCAGCAATAAACAAAAACAGCTTGCGGTCATCACTGCGCCTGAAACGCAGCGTATCTATTCCACCCCGAAAAAGCATTGCCGTTTCGGCACGAAAATATAACAGCACTGCGCCCAACGAACCTACATGAGCGGCAATATCGATGAGCGGACCCTGATCCTGCCAATCCCTCACCGTCAGCGGCGCCAGTATCAAATGCGCGGACGACGAAATAGGCAGAAATTCTGTAATCCCCTGAATGACCGCCAGAACGACAAGCTGAATAAGAGTCATACGATGCTCATAAACGCGTTCGCCGCCCAGCCGCCATAGCGATATTAATGAATAAGTTTGGCCTTATTCAGGCGGAAACCGACGCTAATAAAAACTAACGCTTATCGCTATTCGCAACCTTCTGGGCTGTTGGCGCCTGGCTATCGATCACACCGATTTCAGCAAATTTTGCCGCAACCAAATCCTTGTCGAAAGGTTTTAGAATATGGTGGCGGGCTCCGGCCGCCTTGGCGAGCGTAAACTGTTGCGGATCGTTTTCCGTCGCGCAGAGGATAATCTCAGGGCGCTGCTTTTCTTCAAGCTCTGAAACGCCGCGTAGGAAATCGAGTGCAGCCATGGAAGGCAAGTCCCAATCGAGCATAACGATGTCCGTTTGATGCTCCCGGCAATGATCGACGCCAGCTTCAGCGCTATCGACTCCATCGGCCTCTACGCCGAGGTCATCAACCATGCGAATGGCTATCTCACGGATGAGTTCAGAATCCTCGACAACAAGGCAGTGCTTGGGGGCAGTCATCGCAGACGTCCTTCTATGGCTCAATTGATCGCAATTGTGCCTTAAAGGGCGTTATTTCAGAGTTAACGTATCGCCACTGAAGGCGATCAATCGCCAAATGACGCCTTGAATACGACCGCTTCGTCCGAGCGTTTGACCCTTAATACGCCGCCAGCCGATTTGACGAGTTGCGAGGCGATCAACGCCGGCGTCATTTTCGGCGTGAGGTCGCTAGCATCGCCGCCTAACGCGCGCACAAGCGTGTCGTTGAGAAGCAGCTTTTTACCGGTAGCCGTGATTGAGAAGTTCTGGATGTCGCCCTCGATAACAACCTCGCCGCCGCGCGGCACGCAATCAGCTGCAGCATAGGCGAGCACC
Coding sequences within:
- a CDS encoding undecaprenyl-diphosphate phosphatase; this encodes MTLIQLVVLAVIQGITEFLPISSSAHLILAPLTVRDWQDQGPLIDIAAHVGSLGAVLLYFRAETAMLFRGGIDTLRFRRSDDRKLFLFIAAATIPTLSLAAVFVLFDLTSVLRSPVVIGWVSIIFGALLWHADRSKGEKAGLDRMTWREAMTIGLAQMCALVPGVSRSGVTMTMARYLGWSRPEAARFSMLLAIPTILALGAFACIEILREGANATLSSALIVAVLSFICAYAAIAVLMRLVQTMSFTPFVIYRIVFGIVLLTFAGALTAN
- a CDS encoding threonine ammonia-lyase; protein product: MSSIKSEEITVSAEGVRAAAIRLKGKAVRTPLIENEILNERAGGRVFLKAEVLQRYGSFKFRGAYNLISQLTDEQRKNGVLAWSSGNHAQGVALASRLVGAKATIVMPDDAPEIKARNVRALGADIVSYDRYKEDREAIAMTIVRERNMALAPSYDHPHIVEGQGTLALETYEDAAELGVTLDAFIACCGGGGLTSGCATILEEVSPETAVWIAEPEGYDEAWASIQAGERLQADVTKPTICDAIATPSPGWLTFPILQRLVRGGVTITEHEVRDAMMFAYEHLKLVVEPGGAVALAAILSQKFDSKGKATAVTLSGGNVDPSLFASVLRNRA
- a CDS encoding response regulator, which produces MTAPKHCLVVEDSELIREIAIRMVDDLGVEADGVDSAEAGVDHCREHQTDIVMLDWDLPSMAALDFLRGVSELEEKQRPEIILCATENDPQQFTLAKAAGARHHILKPFDKDLVAAKFAEIGVIDSQAPTAQKVANSDKR